A genomic stretch from Octopus sinensis linkage group LG14, ASM634580v1, whole genome shotgun sequence includes:
- the LOC118766020 gene encoding uncharacterized protein LOC118766020 produces the protein MPTVHLEKNRTLDVPLLIILVVAAVIVSVVIVVSITLCIMKCSSGQSRSAKSTRKGVNRSAICNRIDQPLPCQSSSIPGTPVRYSSEMNNRNMPFVECKEDFYPLYESQIDWSNVGTLEKSPPTTILLPTRIKR, from the coding sequence ATGCCGACTGTCCACTTAGAGAAGAACAGAACACTGGACGTACCATTATTGATTATCCTTGTAGTAGCAGCTGTAATAGTATCTGTGGTGATTGTAGTGTCGATCACATTGTGTATTATGAAATGTAGCAGTGGTCAGTCTCGCTCTGCCAAGAGCACTAGGAAAGGTGTTAATAGGTCAGCTATATGTAACAGAATTGATCAACCTTTACCGTGTCAGAGCAGCAGTATTCCTGGTACCCCAGTGAGGTACTCTTCTGAGATGAATAATAGAAACATGCCATTTGTGGAATGTAAGGAAGATTTCTACCCGCTGTATGAATCTCAGATTGATTGGTCGAACGTGGGTACCCTGGAGAAGAGTCCACCCACCACAATATTG